The Nostoc sp. NIES-3756 DNA window GGTAATTCTGGCGGGCCGTTGGCTGACTGTCTTGGTCGAGTCGTAGGAATTAATACGATGATTGCCTATGGCTTGGCTGTGGCTGTTCCCAGTAATGCAGTCAACCGCTTTTTACAAGGTCAAAGCAGTCCGCAATTAGGGGTAACGCTGCAACCTGTACTCTTGAGTAGACAAGCTTTAGGTTTACTAGTTTTATCTATCCTTCCTGGTAGCGAGGCGGAAACTGCTGGTTTACAAATTGGTGATGTGTTGATTGGTGTTGCTGGCAAGTCATTCACTCGACCGGATGATTTGAGGACATATTTGCAACAAAACCAAACTAACCAATCAATCCCCTTACAAGCTTGGCGCGGTGGACAGCAATTCGTAGTTTATGTGTTTGGGAAAACTACGGTGGAGGTGAAATGATTGGGGTCATGGTAGTTGCTGCTTCCCCTGTAGTACGGGCGGGATTATCAGCTATGGTGGCAAGTAATCCTCAGATGACAGTTGTGGGAAGTGTATCTGATTTAGATGTATTGGCAAGGGAAGTTAAGCAATTACAACCGGATGTAGTGCTGCTAGATGTAGGTAACGATTCTCCAACGCTATGGGATAAATTACTTCTTATTCAAGAGGAACAAGACCCCTTAAGGGTAATCGTGATTGTAGAAGAATTGACCGACATCGACACAGAAACTGCACTACGTTCTGGTGTGCGGGGTATATTACTCGACAGTAGTACAGAATTAGAGATTTTAACAGCAATTGAAGCGATCGCTCTTGGTTTAGTCGTCCTCCATCCCGATATCCTAGAATCTTTCTCCATCCGGGAAAAGGTCGCACCTAATCCCGTACAGTCCTTAACACCCCGAGAAATCGAAGTTTTACAAATGCTAGGTTCTGGGTTGGGAAATAAAGCGATCGCCAAAAATCTCCATATCTCCGACCACACAGTAAAATTTCATGTATCATCAATTTTCCAGAAACTAGCCGTCTCCACCCGCACCGAAGCCGTTACCGTTGGTGTGCGGTTAGGTTTGATTATGTTGTAAATATGGGGAGTAGTGAGAGGAGGGAGAGTAGTGAGAGGAGGGAGATGAGGGAGAGGGGGGAGATGATTATTAACTCCTGTCAACTGTCAACTGTCAACTGTCAACTGTCAACTGTCAACTGACTTGTTAACCGTCGTTCCCGCAGGTAAGAAAAGAACTCGCCGCCTTCACGTAAGCGACGCACCAACATTTGGCGATCGCTTAACATTTCCCGCACAATGGGGATGATAGCTTTGGGACGGAAGTAGAATTTGCGATACATCCGTTCAACAGCATCTTCAATTTCTGCACTGGAAAGAGTGGAATATTGCAGTGTAGAAGTTTGAATGCCAGAATCAGCTACAAGAGCGTGGTCTGTAAACCAGTTGTTAGCTTTGGCTTGTTCATACAGTTCCGTTCCTGGATAGGGTGCAGCGATGGAAACTTGTATCGTGTGCGGACTCAGTTCACAAGCAAATCGGATTGTCTCTTCTACAGTTTCCGGGGTTTCAATTGGTAAACCAATAATAAAAGTTCCGTGGACAGTAATCCCTAATTTGTGGCAATTGTTCATAAATTCTCTTGCCACTTCTAACTTAATGCCTTTTTTAATCCGGTTGAGAATATCTTGATTTCCAGACTCAAACCCAACTAGCAGCAAGCGTAAACCATTATCCCGTAATTGCTTGAGGGTGTCATAGTCGAGATTAGCGCGGGCGTTACAACTCCAAGTCAGCTTGAGTTTTTTCATGTGTTCGCTGATGGCGATCGCGCGATGTTTATCGATGGTAAATGTATCATCATCAAACATATACTCGCGCACCTTGTCGCCGAAGATAGCTTTGGCTTCCGCCATCTCCCGTCCTACAGCCTCTGGACTTTTGTGGCGATAGAGATGACCGCCAATTGTTTGCGGCCAAAGACAAAAGGTACATTTTGCTGGACAACCGCGCCCAGTGTAAAAGGAAATGTAAGGATGTTGGAGATAACCGATAAAATACTTAGTAATATCTAAATCACGGGCGTAAACTGGTAGGACGCTAGGCATAGCATCCCAATCATGAATCAAAGGACGCTCCTCATTATGGCGAATTTGGGAGAAGCGGTCTCGATAACTCAATCCTTTAATTTCATCCCAAGACTTACCCTCAGCCAGTTCTTTACAGGTATAGTCAAACTCATTGCGGCACACAAAGTCAATCACCGGATTATCCCGTAAAGTCTCCTCTGGTAAAACCGCCACATGAGCGCCGACAAAACCAATCTCCACATTGGGATTTTTCTCTTTAATAGCTTCAGCACACTTCACATCATTCGCCAATGATGGCGTACTAGTGTGCATAATAACTAACTCATAATCTTGCGCTATTTGCAGCACATCCTCCACAGTCTGACCGTGTGGTGGTGCATCTACCAACTTGCTACCGGGTACAAGCGCCGCAGGTTGAGCTAACCATGTCGGATACCAAAACGACGTGATTTCGCGCTTGGCTTGGTATCGGGAACCAGCACCACCATCAAACCCATCGAAGGAAGGAGGACTGAGAAATAGCGTTTTCTTCACTGAGTATCTCTCCGTAGTTTGAGAAGATAGTAATTTATCTTAGGTATTTTCTTTGAATGTACAACAAAAATTGCAACAATTCATCTTAGAAGGAAGGAGGCAGTTGAAAGGTTGGTGAATCTAGACTGCGCGGGAGTTGAGCGTAGTCGAAACTCGATTACCGCGTAGCCGAACCACCACTGCCTCCTACCTCTGTAAGAACTGTTTACCACAGTCTTTGCAGAGATATCGTTGCTTTCCATGACGATGCCCATTTTTAGATAAACGAGATGAATGGCAGTGAGGACATATCATTACTTTCATTACTTCTTGCGACTCTTGCTGTGCGTAGGGTGTCAAGTAAGCTAGTAATAAAGCTTTAATTTCTGCATAACGAGCTTGTCTTTGGTGCTTATCCTGACGTAAAGCATTGAGTAGTAAAGCGTTGTAAGATAAGTGAACTGTTTCTGCTAAAAGTTCGCTTTTTTCCAAAGTTAAGTCTGGATTCCAAGCGCGAAACGAACTAGCAAACTCTTTGATTAACCACTGATTAAAGCTTTCGTTAAATAGTTTAAATAACTCTGGCGCGACGAAATACTGAATGTAGACAATACGCGGTATAGGGTCTGTAAAATATTCAGCATAGGTACTCACCACGCGCTCAATAAACTCTGATAATGGCTTTTCCTGGTCGGCTGACTGCATCAACTGGGCATGAATAGCTGTTACTCGTTCCATGTGACGGGCTTCCAACGCATGGAAAATCGCCAATTTATCCGGGAAAAACTGATATAGAGAACCGATCGCAGTTTGAGCTTTCGCCGCTATCATGTGGGTAGTCGCCGCTTCATATCCTACTTCCACAAAAACTTCTGCTGCTGCTTGGAGAATTTTTTCTACTCTTTGTTGACTGCGCTTTTGCTTGGGTTGACGGCGCATGGGTGTAGATTCTGGTTGGTTCACGTTCTGGGTTGACAAATGTGAATAATGTGTCGTATTTTAAAAATCAAAGATGAAACTTTTGTCATAATTTTACTTCAATCATGGTCATGCGATGGCGTTTCGCCCACCGTTGGCGATCGGATCGCTCGACTATGAGTCATTGCATTCATATAACTAAAAACTCATCCTTGGGAGATTCCTATGGAACCAATTCTGCCGGGCGCACCTTGGTTAATTGCTCATCGTTCCATGTTGGGCATTAATAAACCCTATAAGGTTACGCTCAATGAGCATGACTATGTGCTGTGGCAAAATCAGCAAGGTGAAGTGTTTGCCCTCGATAATATATGTCCGCATATGCAAGCACCGTTATCAGACGGCTGGATTTGTGAAGATACAGGTACAATAACCTGTCCTTTTCATGCACTAAAGTTTGATGGAAAGGGAAGACTGCATAATTGCGGTAAAGTAAGCGGTCAACCTCTGCTAACTCCTCTAGACATTATCATTAAAGACGACTGCATTTGGACATATGGCGGATATACTCCTAAAATTCCCATCCCGGATCTTATTTCTAATGTCAGCGCAGGTATGAGTTTTTTGGGAGTTGCGGGAGAAAAAAGTATGCGCGGTACTTTTTTGGACAGCATATCCATCAATTATGACTACAACCATCAAAGCGGCACACACCGAGATTTATTTGGCATAAAAGCTAATCGCATCCCCCTATTTGAGCATGATGGATATTGGGCAAAGGTTGTGCAAGAACTAGACAGGGAAGATACTACCTGGAATGATATCCTCCAAAATCCTCTGATCCTGACTGCACCCAAAACTTACACAGGTACATTAGAATATGCTTTCCCCTCGCTGACAACTTTTCGTGCTACTTTTCCCATTGGTGAAGTTTTACAAGTTCATGTATTGTATCCAGAAACTACCACGCAAACTAAAACCTTTGTTTTAGTCTACAGTCAACCCAAACACACCGTTTTAAAACCACTATTGGGGCGGTTTGTATTAAGTGCAGTGGCAACAGTGGTAGAACAAGATACACGCGCCATTGAAACTTCTTACCCTCGCCAACCAGCTAAGATTCGTCTACCTAATGAAGAAATTATGTTTCATGCCCAAAAGCTATATCGTGAATGGTAAGTGACAATTTGACGCAAATATAAACATACATAAAATAAGAGGTATTCTCAAGCTATAAGTACGGTTATGTAAGCTTGTGGGATATCTTTTTTCTATAAAAATTGATAACTAAAAACATTACAATACAAATATCCTACTTGAGACTGCAAGTTACCATTTTTCAGACCACTATTTTAGTATTA harbors:
- a CDS encoding response regulator transcription factor, which gives rise to MIGVMVVAASPVVRAGLSAMVASNPQMTVVGSVSDLDVLAREVKQLQPDVVLLDVGNDSPTLWDKLLLIQEEQDPLRVIVIVEELTDIDTETALRSGVRGILLDSSTELEILTAIEAIALGLVVLHPDILESFSIREKVAPNPVQSLTPREIEVLQMLGSGLGNKAIAKNLHISDHTVKFHVSSIFQKLAVSTRTEAVTVGVRLGLIML
- the hpnJ gene encoding hopanoid biosynthesis associated radical SAM protein HpnJ: MKKTLFLSPPSFDGFDGGAGSRYQAKREITSFWYPTWLAQPAALVPGSKLVDAPPHGQTVEDVLQIAQDYELVIMHTSTPSLANDVKCAEAIKEKNPNVEIGFVGAHVAVLPEETLRDNPVIDFVCRNEFDYTCKELAEGKSWDEIKGLSYRDRFSQIRHNEERPLIHDWDAMPSVLPVYARDLDITKYFIGYLQHPYISFYTGRGCPAKCTFCLWPQTIGGHLYRHKSPEAVGREMAEAKAIFGDKVREYMFDDDTFTIDKHRAIAISEHMKKLKLTWSCNARANLDYDTLKQLRDNGLRLLLVGFESGNQDILNRIKKGIKLEVAREFMNNCHKLGITVHGTFIIGLPIETPETVEETIRFACELSPHTIQVSIAAPYPGTELYEQAKANNWFTDHALVADSGIQTSTLQYSTLSSAEIEDAVERMYRKFYFRPKAIIPIVREMLSDRQMLVRRLREGGEFFSYLRERRLTSQLTVDS
- a CDS encoding TetR/AcrR family transcriptional regulator, whose amino-acid sequence is MNQPESTPMRRQPKQKRSQQRVEKILQAAAEVFVEVGYEAATTHMIAAKAQTAIGSLYQFFPDKLAIFHALEARHMERVTAIHAQLMQSADQEKPLSEFIERVVSTYAEYFTDPIPRIVYIQYFVAPELFKLFNESFNQWLIKEFASSFRAWNPDLTLEKSELLAETVHLSYNALLLNALRQDKHQRQARYAEIKALLLAYLTPYAQQESQEVMKVMICPHCHSSRLSKNGHRHGKQRYLCKDCGKQFLQR
- a CDS encoding Rieske (2Fe-2S) protein codes for the protein MEPILPGAPWLIAHRSMLGINKPYKVTLNEHDYVLWQNQQGEVFALDNICPHMQAPLSDGWICEDTGTITCPFHALKFDGKGRLHNCGKVSGQPLLTPLDIIIKDDCIWTYGGYTPKIPIPDLISNVSAGMSFLGVAGEKSMRGTFLDSISINYDYNHQSGTHRDLFGIKANRIPLFEHDGYWAKVVQELDREDTTWNDILQNPLILTAPKTYTGTLEYAFPSLTTFRATFPIGEVLQVHVLYPETTTQTKTFVLVYSQPKHTVLKPLLGRFVLSAVATVVEQDTRAIETSYPRQPAKIRLPNEEIMFHAQKLYREW